One Festucalex cinctus isolate MCC-2025b chromosome 1, RoL_Fcin_1.0, whole genome shotgun sequence genomic region harbors:
- the hmox1a gene encoding heme oxygenase 1a, whose protein sequence is METKKSARKYDMGEMGSDLSEQIKEATKDNHVRAENTELMLSYQRGEVTLPQYKLLLCSLHEIYKVLEEELDKNCSHPAVAPIYFPQELARLEYLENDLEHFFGPNWKGKVIAPAATHRYTQRLREIGKVNPVLLVAHAYTRYLGDLSGGQVLGKITQKSLNLTGKEGLSFFFFPGISSPNRFKQLYRSRMNAIELTEEEREAVLKEAVEAFEFNTQVFDDLQKLLCVATEQSKTNSDTFPFPPLKQLTVGLCVTLATIGMGMYVL, encoded by the exons ATGGAGAccaagaagagtgcaaggaaaTATGACATGGGTGAAATGGGCAG TGATTTATCAGAGCAGATTAAAGAAGCCACAAAGGACAACCATGTGAGAGCAGAAAATACTGAGCTGATGCTGAGTTACCAGAGGGGAGAGGTCACCCTGCCACAGTACAAG CTCCTGCTGTGCTCCCTCCATGAGATCTACAAGGTACTAGAAGAGGAACTAGATAAGAATTGTTCCCATCCAGCAGTGGCACCGATATACTTCCCTCAGGAACTTGCTCGCCTGGAATACCTGGAGAATGACCTGGAGCATTTTTTTGGCCCTAATTGGAAAGGGAAGGTGATTGCTCCAGCTGCTACACACAGATACACGCAGAGGCTACGAGAG ATTGGTAAAGTCAATCCGGTGCTGCTGGTGGCCCACGCCTACACTCGTTATCTTGGGGATCTGTCAGGAGGACAAGTCCTGGGGAAAATCACCCAGAAATCCCTCAACCTGACAGGAAAGGAGGGTCTTTCGTTTTTCTTCTTCCCTGGCATAAGCAGTCCTAATCGCTTCAAGCAGCTGTACCGGAGCCGCATGAACGCCATCGAGCTGACCGAAGAGGAGAGGGAGGCTGTGCTGAAGGAGGCGGTTGAGGCCTTTGAGTTCAACacccag gtttttgatgACTTGCAGAAGCTTTTGTGTGTCGCAACAGAACAGTCGAAAACGAACTCTGACACTTTTCCATTTCCTCCACTCAAGCAGCTCACCGTGGGACTGTGCGTCACACTGGCTACTATTGGAATGGGAATGTACGTTTTGTAG